GCGTACGCCGGTCCTGGGCGCGCGGCACGCTCCGGGGTCCCGTACCACTCGTCCCCGGAGGTTCCGCATGGCAAGAGGGACGGACCTCGTCGCGGCGACGATCCGGCACGCCCGCGCACGCCGCGACGCCGCGCGGCAGTCGGGGCTACGGCCACCCGATACCCCCGGCGCGCCCGATGCCCCCGGCGCGCCCGATGCCCCCGGCGCGCCCGATGTCCAGGCCCTTCCCGCTGACCGGACTCCGCCCGCCCGCGAACGCGACCGCCAGGTGAAGATCGCCAGCCACCTGTCCCATCCCCTGGTCGACCAGGCCCTCGACCAGGTCGCGCACAAGCCCGCGACGCGCTGAGCCACGCGGCCGCGCGGCCGTATCGCCACCCTTCCGGCGCCACGTGGCGCATGACACGTCCATGCCAGGATTGCATCCGGGAAGGACCAGGGAAGTCATAGGGGCGCCCCATGATCGCCGTGAAGGGATGACCCGTGACGCTCGCTGCTGCACCACCCATACCCCGGGCTGCAGGATCGTTTCCGCTCATTGGCCACGCTCTGAAGATGCGCGACAACCTCGGTTTCATCGCCTCGCTGCGTGAGACGGGGGAACCTCTGATCGAGATCGTCCTGCAACCCGGGACGCGGACCGTCGTGGTCCAGGATCCGACCCTGATCCACCAGATGCTGAAGGCTCTCGCGCCGACCCTCGACAAGGGACGGTTCTTCGACAAGATGGGCCAGTTGCTGGGCGACAGCGTGGTCACCGCCGCCGGCCGGACCCATGTACGCAAGCGCCGCCAGCTCCAGCCGGCGTTCGCCCACACCGAGATCACCCGCTACGTCGACATCATGCGCGCCGAGGTGACGGCCGCCGTCGCCGCCTGGAAGCCCGGACAGGCGCTCGACGTCCGTGAGGCGATGGTGCAGCTCAGCCTCAACATGCTTGCGAAGACCGTGTTCTCGGGCAGCCTCGACGAGGCCACCTTCCGCCGGCTGCGCAGCGACCTGTCGGTGGTGATGAACGGCGTCGGCGCCCGCATCATGCTGCCCGACTGGGTCGAGCGCCTGCCGCTTCCCTTCAACCGCCGCTTCGACCGCGCCCGAGCCGCCGTACGGGCCACCATCAACTCGGCCGTCGACGAACTGCAGGCCTCCGGGCACGACACCGGGGACATGCTGTCCATGCTGCTGCGCGCCGTCGACGAGGAGACCGGCCAGCCGCTGACCGGGCATCAGATCTGCTCCGAGATCCTCACCCTGGCCGTGGCCGGCACCGAGACCACCGCTTCGGTGCTGTCCTGGATCCTGTACGAACTCGCCCGCCACCCCGAGATCGAAGCGCGCGTCCTGGCGGAGCTGGACGAGGTCGTCGGCGAGCGGCCGGTCGCCTTCGACGACCTGAGCCGCCTGCCGTACCTGAACCGGGTGATCACCGAAACCCTGAGGCTGCACCACACCGGTTGGCTCGTCACCCGCCGCACGACCACCGAGACCCGGCTCGGCGAGTGGACCCTGCCCGCCGACACCGAACTGGCCTACTGCCAGCACGCGCTGCACCGCGACCCCGAGCTCTTTCCCGATCCGCTCGCCTTCGACCCGGAGCGGTGGCAGGGCGATGCCCCAGAACCCCGGCTGGGCGCGTTCCTGCCCTTCGGGGACGGCAAGCACAAGTGCATCGGAGACCGCTTCGCCCTCGCCGAAATGATCACGGCGATCGCGACGATCCTGCGGACGGTACGGCTGGAACTCGCCGAGGGACAGACCGTCCAACCCGTGGCCCGGGCCACCGTACGGCCCCGCACCCTGGAGATGACCGTCCGCCCCCGGACCAGATGACCACTGGTCAGGGGGCGTCTTCCGAACGGGAGGCGCCCCCCGGTCCGGACCGTCCGCCGGTTCCCGGCGATTGCCGGCGGTGGGTGGCCACGACGGCGGTCAGGATGTCGGTCAGCGCGTCGGTGTCCCGGCTCAGGTCCCGCGTACTGCGCGCGGCCACCTCGGTCACACCGTGCTCGCCGGCCGCTCCGACGGCCCACAGAAGGATCTTCAGCTGCTGCACGACCGGGGCGAGGTAGCCGGCCAGGGCCTCGCTCTCGGTGAGGGTGCAAAAGCCCGGTCGGACACCGAAGAACCGCTCGATGCCGGCGATGTTCTCCGGGCTCGTCATCTGCTCGTTCTCGAAGATGTAGTGGACCGTCTGCTTGCTGATCTGCGCGCCGTGCCCCTGGGCGCCCCGGGCGATCTCGGAGAGGAAGTACTCCCGAGCCTTCCTGCGGCGGGTCGCCGGAGGCTTCAGCCGGGTCTGGCGCAGAAACCTCAGACGGCGCACGATGCGCTTCTGCGCGGCCGCCCTGGAGTTGTCGCGCTCCGGGTCCGCGCCGTCGAGCAGGGCCGACACACGCTCGGGGGCGACCCCGGTGGCGTGGCTGATCTTCTCCGGCCGCAGAAGGAGCTCGAACGACGTGCGCGCTGTCGCCGGCAGGCTCCGCGCGAGATCGTCCAGTTCGTCGAGGAGAGCGGTGAGCTCGTCGAAGTCCGCGTCCTCGGCGGTTGCCGGCTCGTCGGCGTCGTCGTTCACCTGGGCTCTCCATGACTGGGCCAGCGGGGCAGGCAGAGATCGTACGGTGCCGGCCCACCGGACGCCGCGATCGTTCACAATCCTTGACACTTTTGCTCCGGGTGCACCAGGATCTTCGCGCAGCTCCGGCCTGGGGGCCGCCCCTGGCCGCCCGCGCCGGAGTGCCCGCCGCGCGGCCCGAGGGGCTGGGGGTGTTCGCGGAGGGTTCTACGGTGATCGAGGCCATCTCCCGGGCACTCAACGAGTCCCGCAGGGGCGTCCGCAAAGTCGACCTCCAAGCGCGCCCGCCGTGCTCGCGACCGGAAGACCGCGATCGCTCACCCTTATTGAGGCTTCGCCGCACGGCCGTACAACACGGCCGTACAGCCGTACAACACAGCCGTACAAAGATGAACGACCCCTACCGCCTCGTGGCGAGCGCCTGGGCCACCCCGGGTTCCTTCCGCCCGAGGTAGCGGGGGTCCGGCTCGAAGACGGCGTCCAGGGCCGCCTTGCCCGCCGCGAAGATCTCCCGGGTGCCGCCGTAGTACCAGGTCACGTCGTGCTTGGCGTCGACCCCGACGCCGTACGACGCCACCCCCGCCTCCTGGCACAGCGCGACCGCCCGCCGGATGTGGAAGCCCTGGCTGATCAGCACCGCCTCGTCGACGCCGAAGATCTTCTTGGCGCGGACACAGGAGTCCCAGGTGTCGAAGCCGGCGTAGTCGCTGACGATGCGTGTGTCGGGCACGCCGTGCCTGGTCAGATACGTGCGCATGGCGTCGGGCTCGTCGTAGTCCTCGCGGCTGTTGTCGCCGGTGACGAGGACGACCTCGATACGGCCCGCGCGGTACAGCTCGGCCGCCGCGTCGAGCCGGTGCGCGAGGTACGGCGACGGCTCGCCCTCCCACAGACCGGCACCGAAGACGACGGCGACGTCGGTACGCGGCACGTCGGCCGTCGTGCGCAGCCGGTCCCCGGTCACGACATGCATCCAGGTGGCCGGAAGCAGCGCCAGCACGCACCCGGCCATCACGGCCCGCACCAGCCGCCGCCGCCCCGCACGGGTCCGCGGCAGTCGTGGTCGGGGCAGCCTCGGTCTGCGCATCTGGTGGTCCCTCCCCGGTCGTCCGACCGCCTGTTCTCGACAGTCAGGGACGTCCTGTCACCCTCCGCGGTTCACCGCCGCCGACGTGACCAGGTTCACTTCGCCCTCGAATACGCAGGTCACGCCACCTCACAGCGCCCTGGCACCCCGCCGTGAACCCGGTGTAAAAACCCGTTATTCACGCGCAACGGGGAGGCAACGTCCCGCCGCCACCATCGGTTCATGACGGCGTCGAACCCGCTTCACGACGAGTCCACGACCCTCCCCGGCCCGGGGGCCCACCTCGACAGTACGGCGCACATCATGAACCGGATCAGCAGCCAGCTCACCAGCCAGCTCAGCCTCGTCTCGCTCGACGGCAGGCGGCGCCCCGCCCCGCCCGCGCTCGTCGTCGTGGCCCACGGCAGCCGCGACCCGCGCGCCCTGAGCACCGTACGCGCGCTCCTCGACAAGGTCCGCGAGCTGCGCCCCGGCCTGCCGGTCCGCCTCGGCCACATCGAGCTGAACGAGCCCCTGCTCCCGGACACCCTCGCCGCCCTCGGCGACCGCGAGGCGATCCTCGTCCCGCTCCTCCTCAGCCGCGGCTACCACATCAAACGGGACATCCCCGAGATGGCCGCCGACTCGGAGGTACGCGCACGCGTGGCCGGCGCACTCGGCCCGCACCCCCTGCTGGTGGAGGCCCTGTACGCCCGCCTGGTCGAGGCCGGCTGGCGCACCCGGACGGACGACGCCGTGCGCCGCAGGAGCGCGGTGGTCCTGGCGGCGGCAGGCTCCCGCGACCCCGAGTCCAAGGTCGACACCAACCGCACGGCTCAGCTCCTGGCCGACCGCCTGGGTGTCCCGGTGGTCCCGGCCTACGCGACAACGGCCGCCCCGACGGTCCCGGACGCCATCCGCGCCCTGGCCGCCCGGGGCCGCACAAGGGTGGCGATCGCCTCCTACTTCACAGCCCCCGGCCGCTTCGCGACGGAGTGCGCACAGGCGGCCCCGTGGATCGCCTCGGCACCGCTGGGCACCCACCCCGCGATGGCGAAGCTGCTCCTCCACCGCTACGACCAGATGGCGGCGACGCCGGTGACGGCGGCACCGGAACTGGCGTCGGCTTAGAACGCCGGGCAACGGGCACGCCCTGGATTCAGGGGCGCGGGGCTGTATCGAGATGCGGCTCCGCCGCGTGGGCGCGACCAGCCACGAACGACCCGCACACGCGCCACCTCAGCACCCGGCAGATGAGTAGGCCCGACGCAGCCCTCCGTTTGTCAGTGTCTGCCCGTACTGTCGGACCATGTACTACGACGAGTCGGCAGTAGAACGCTGGGCCCCCGAACCCGACAAACGCCCAGGCCGCACGGCCTTCCAACGTGATCGCGCCCGCGTACTGCACTCCGCTGCCCTCAGAAGGCTCGCCGGCAAGACCCAGGTAGTCACCCCAGGGACCCACAGCAACGCCTGGGACCCGAGCCCCCGCACCCGCCTCACCCACTCCCTGGAGTGCGCCCAAGTCGGCCGAGAACTCGGCGCAGCCCTCGGCTGCGACCCCGACCTGGTAGAAGCCGCCTGCCTCTCCCACGACCTCGGCCACCCCCCCTTCGGCCACAACGGCGAAGTCGCGCTCAACGAATTCGCCGAGGACTGCGGCGGCTTCGAGGGCAACGCCCAGTCCCTGAGACTCCTCACCCGCATCGAACCCAAGCGCTTCACCCCGGAGGGCTCGGTAGGCCTCAACCTCACCCGGGCCACCCTCGACGCCGCCACCAAGTACCCTTGGTCCCGCGGCGCCCACCCCGCCGCCCCGACCTCCCCGAAGTTCGGTGTCTACGACGACGACCGCCCCGTCTTCGACTGGGTCCGCAAGGACGCCCCCGGCACCCGCACCACCTTCGAGGCCCAGGTCATGGACTGGTCCGACGACGTGGCGTACTCGGTGCACGACGTCGAGGACGGCCTGCACGCCGGCCACATCGACCCCAACTGCCTGCACGCCGAGCCGGAACGCCAGGCGGTCTTCGCGGTCGCCATCGGCCGGTACGTCCCGCACGACACCGACCCGGCGGAACTGTCCGCCGCCCTCGACCGCCTCCAGGAAGAACCCTGGTGGCCGCACGGCTACGACGGCTCGGCCGTCGCCCAGGCCCGCCTCAAGGACGCCACGAGCCAGCTGATCGGCCGGTTCTGCCTGGCTGCCGAGAGCGCCACGCGCGCGGCGTTCGGCAGCGGCCGGCTCACCCGCTACGGCGCCGAACTCGTCGTACCGCACGGGACCCGCCTGGAGTGCGCGGTCCTCAAGGCCGTCGCCGACCGGTACGTCATGCAGCGCGCCGAGCAGGAGCGGCTCCGTGCCGACCAGCGGATCGTGGTCGCCGAACTGGCCGAGGCGCTCACCGCCCGCGCACCCGACGGGCTGGACCCGCAGTTCCGGGCCCTGTTCGACACGGCGGCCGACGACCGTGCCCGCAAACGCGTGATCGTCGACCAGATCGCCTCCCTGACGGACGCGTCGGCACGCGCCCTGCACGGGCGGCTCACACAACGGGCCTGAGGAGCACCGTGGGTCACAGAGCACTGTCGGTGAAAGAGCACCGTGGGCCAAAGAGCACCGTGGGCCAAAGAGCACCGTGGGCTGAAGCGCACCGTCCATCAGCGCGTTGCCGAGCCGGGTCCGCAGATGGAACACCCGGTTCCCCTGCCGCCGTGACTACACCAGCCCGGCCTCCCGCAGCACCGTCGCATGCCGGCTGGCCGTCGGCGGGGTGAGCTGGAGGAGTTCGGCGAGCTCGTTCGTGGTGCGCGGATGTGCCAGGGCGTCCAGGACCACGGCCCGGGTCGGGCCGATGAGCTGGGCCACCGGCAGCTGCTCGGTGGCCGCCCGCCGGGAGCGGGCCGGCCAGCCGGGTGCCGGGTTCAGCGGATGGACCAGGACGGGGGCGAGGTCCGGGTCGGCGAGCGTCACCGGGGTGCGGACGAAGAGAAGGCCGGGACGATCGTCAGCGGGCGCCCCTCCAGCCGTAGCCCCCGGTCGAAGGGGTAGTCGGCGACCAGCGCCTCCTCCTCCCGGCCGACGACCGTGTCGTAGCTGGAGATCGGGCCCTGAGGGCCCGCGCTCAGCGCCGCCTCCGCCCGGATCGAGCGGTCCGCCGCCACCGCCGCGCGGATCGCCGGGAGATACGGCTCCACCGCCACCGCGTAATGGCGGCGCAGCGCCTCCCCGAGCAGTTCCAGCGCTCGCGGCTGCGGAACATGATCAGCCCACCTTGATCGCCCTCGCCCAGCCGCCTTATCCCCGGCGGAAGGGCCTGCGGGGACAGCATCGACAGCTCGCGCGTGAGCCGCCGCTTCGGCCTGCCGAGCACCAGGTCGATGCCCGCGTCCAGATCCGCGACGCCCTGCCCGGGGGTCAGGAAGTCCGGAAAGTACGAGGCGCGGCGCGCGACCGGCATCAGCGCGGCCGCCATCGAGGTCAGCCCGGCCCGGGGAGCCCGGCGCGCACCTCGCGCCGCCAGGGATCGAAGACCAGCGCGGCGCTGCGGTCCTGCAGCCGCATCAGGCTCAGCACGGTCTCCCACAGCGGGTCCGGTTGGCCGGCGACCCGGAATCGGTTCAG
Above is a window of Streptomyces sp. DT2A-34 DNA encoding:
- a CDS encoding cytochrome P450, with the translated sequence MTLAAAPPIPRAAGSFPLIGHALKMRDNLGFIASLRETGEPLIEIVLQPGTRTVVVQDPTLIHQMLKALAPTLDKGRFFDKMGQLLGDSVVTAAGRTHVRKRRQLQPAFAHTEITRYVDIMRAEVTAAVAAWKPGQALDVREAMVQLSLNMLAKTVFSGSLDEATFRRLRSDLSVVMNGVGARIMLPDWVERLPLPFNRRFDRARAAVRATINSAVDELQASGHDTGDMLSMLLRAVDEETGQPLTGHQICSEILTLAVAGTETTASVLSWILYELARHPEIEARVLAELDEVVGERPVAFDDLSRLPYLNRVITETLRLHHTGWLVTRRTTTETRLGEWTLPADTELAYCQHALHRDPELFPDPLAFDPERWQGDAPEPRLGAFLPFGDGKHKCIGDRFALAEMITAIATILRTVRLELAEGQTVQPVARATVRPRTLEMTVRPRTR
- a CDS encoding vancomycin high temperature exclusion protein — protein: MRRPRLPRPRLPRTRAGRRRLVRAVMAGCVLALLPATWMHVVTGDRLRTTADVPRTDVAVVFGAGLWEGEPSPYLAHRLDAAAELYRAGRIEVVLVTGDNSREDYDEPDAMRTYLTRHGVPDTRIVSDYAGFDTWDSCVRAKKIFGVDEAVLISQGFHIRRAVALCQEAGVASYGVGVDAKHDVTWYYGGTREIFAAGKAALDAVFEPDPRYLGRKEPGVAQALATRR
- a CDS encoding sirohydrochlorin chelatase → MTASNPLHDESTTLPGPGAHLDSTAHIMNRISSQLTSQLSLVSLDGRRRPAPPALVVVAHGSRDPRALSTVRALLDKVRELRPGLPVRLGHIELNEPLLPDTLAALGDREAILVPLLLSRGYHIKRDIPEMAADSEVRARVAGALGPHPLLVEALYARLVEAGWRTRTDDAVRRRSAVVLAAAGSRDPESKVDTNRTAQLLADRLGVPVVPAYATTAAPTVPDAIRALAARGRTRVAIASYFTAPGRFATECAQAAPWIASAPLGTHPAMAKLLLHRYDQMAATPVTAAPELASA
- a CDS encoding deoxyguanosinetriphosphate triphosphohydrolase, which encodes MYYDESAVERWAPEPDKRPGRTAFQRDRARVLHSAALRRLAGKTQVVTPGTHSNAWDPSPRTRLTHSLECAQVGRELGAALGCDPDLVEAACLSHDLGHPPFGHNGEVALNEFAEDCGGFEGNAQSLRLLTRIEPKRFTPEGSVGLNLTRATLDAATKYPWSRGAHPAAPTSPKFGVYDDDRPVFDWVRKDAPGTRTTFEAQVMDWSDDVAYSVHDVEDGLHAGHIDPNCLHAEPERQAVFAVAIGRYVPHDTDPAELSAALDRLQEEPWWPHGYDGSAVAQARLKDATSQLIGRFCLAAESATRAAFGSGRLTRYGAELVVPHGTRLECAVLKAVADRYVMQRAEQERLRADQRIVVAELAEALTARAPDGLDPQFRALFDTAADDRARKRVIVDQIASLTDASARALHGRLTQRA
- a CDS encoding winged helix-turn-helix domain-containing protein, whose translation is MTLADPDLAPVLVHPLNPAPGWPARSRRAATEQLPVAQLIGPTRAVVLDALAHPRTTNELAELLQLTPPTASRHATVLREAGLV